The nucleotide sequence CATCGCCTCACTTCGCACTTCGACACGATGGGCCGCCAGAGGTAAGGGGGTTCGTCCTTGTTTGACCAGTTGAAGCTGCGTCTGTGAGAACTGAGGTCGAACGGCCACGACCAGGGTGTCGATCCGGCCCCGTTTTTTTCCTCCCAGCGCCAGTCTGAGGCCGCTTTCGACGTTCCCCCGGACCACCGAGCCATTAACGTCCTTAACGGTGATATAAGTCCAGGGGATTGGCTGCAATTTCTCGATCACCTGTTCGCGATTGCGATAGGCCAGAAACGGAACCATGAGGTCACCGGGTTGCAGTTGGGCGAATGAGGGATCTGGTGGATTCAATTCTCCGCCACGCAGTCGAATTCGCACATCCTTGTTATCGACCTGCTCGACGATCCCCATCGGCCGCATCAGGGTCCTGCAGAGTTTCAAGATCTCGATCGGCAAGTCTCGGTCGTCCATGACATCGACCGAAGCAATCTCGGTCTCGAGCTGAACGTCAAACTGCCATGACCGAACACTGACTCGCTTTCCGACTGCCAGAGACTCCACCACGGCCGCGAACCAGACATCCGGTGCCCCCTCAGGGTGATGTTGCGTCAGTGACCCCTTGTTGATCCGCTCGAGGCCCGTCCGGCTGGGAAGGCTCAGCCATGAAACGGGAATCGTGGTCAGAGACCACAGTTCGCCGACACAGCGAAGGGCGGCCTGCTGGATCTCACGGACGGTGGTGTCCTGAACCGTGGCGCTTGCGGACAGAGGAGCGCATGCCAGCAGCAGTCGCACCTCATAAGGCCGCCGTTCATATTCGACAGCATCGTGGGCGGATTTGACGGAGGGGCTCTCAGCCGCAGCGACGGAACGGGCGACGATGGCCATGCCGCTGCAGAGCAGGCAGAGAATTCGGCAGAACTGTGTGAGCGGAGCCATCAGGGAGTGTCCTGCGGGTACCAGGATTGAAGCGTCCATCGCTCGACATCCTGGAAGGGATGCATCAACCGCGCGGGCTGACCATTCAGGTTACGGCGAGTGACGAAGTATTCATCGACTTCCCACAAGGGGATGAATCGGGTTTCGATCAGCAGCTCGGCTTCGATACGGTGTAATAGACCGGTTGCGGAGGTCCAGTCGTTGACACGCTCCAGTTCCAGTAGCTGCCGGCGAACACGTTCGGGAAGAGGCCTGAGCGCATCGACGCGCGTGTCAGAGTGCTGAGTCAGCAGCGGCCACAGATCAATCAGCGGTTCGATCACTCGCTCTGTCCGGTAGATCAGGTCGTAGTCATCGTGAGTTGCCGCGACGGTGCTCTCGTTCAATTGCACCGAGAGACCAACTCGCCGCCAGTGCTCGATCATCGACTGAACGCTGGCACGAATGCGGGAATCCGGAGGAGCCGCGATTCGCAACACGGGAAGCTCACTGCCACCCAGTTGCTTTTTGGCTGTCAGGACGAGCGCCGCAGCGCGCTGGGGATCGTACGGCGGACCTTCGAGTAAGCGATTGTGTCCGTAGCTGACGGTTGGAAACGGGGTCGCCGTTAAACGCGCGAGGCGTGCGTTGACACCGGCCAGAATCGATTGCTCGATTAATTGACTGCGGGGGATCGCCAGCGACATGGCGCGACGAAGCTGTGCATCACGCAGGACGGGTGTTGAGGGATTGAACATGATCATGTGAGAGATCGGCAGGGCATAAGGGGTGACGAGAAAACGATTATCATCCTGCAGCACTCTCACATCCTGCAGATCGGCGAACGGGATCCCGGTAATCTCTCCCCGCATCAGTCCCTGCAGGGCACGTTCCCAGTTGTCGTAGCGAACGTGGACGACCTCTTCCACGTGGCGGGCCTTCAACGTGGCAGGCTGGGGGCGTACCCGACGATAGGTGACCGATCGTGCGTCCCGTTCCGTCTCGAAAAAACGCTGGCGACCCGCCGAGGGGAGCGCCCCTGCGAACAGGTCCGGGTTCAGCGCCTGGGGATCTGCCAGAGAGACCGGGAACTGAAGCAGGGATTCGAGCCGCAGTGGCAGTCGCCGAAAATGGACGGTGAATTGAGAGGGTGACTGGGGAACGGCTTTGACGATCGCCCCAGCGAGCCGCGCGTCAAAGAGGGGGGACTGCGGATCCAGTTTCCGCGACAATTCGTCAACGATATCGAAAGAAGTGATCAGGGGTCGGGCTTCCCAGTCGGCTCGCCGCAGTCGGACCGTAAACTGAACCTGACGTCCCAGATCTTGTGGTTCCCAGGCTTCTACGATTTGCGAGCGGTAGCG is from Schlesneria sp. DSM 10557 and encodes:
- a CDS encoding ABC transporter substrate-binding protein; this translates as MSLQHSGPAGTRYTKRQHAIGTPVIRCVAYVLFVALSLPGSDAALCRGAEDKKPSTPAPTVAPDQQAEPGTADSLPLYTDMELPAAEDLLRSKPFDWIVLKSNEVLIVEPVPLRPDTLASMNLEYERHLKGRAGFREGNDRLGERRRSFQSLPITLLEPGEEQDPDYLLETKVILKIDYFEDLVLRRASLLIDERNVPLAYDLLLLVDRRHRENNVRLKEAYQAMRREEAEIAAGDERERFTLPDPPPLKLSATWPKFDELYQKLLMTDAELRNQQGDREGAVRLLEDLWDRNSSYPELSLRLGQVIDLLINELGDQERYREARYFLKRLTAREAQHPIALKWKAELISRTTAMMEEARRASAEGNTGVGARLVDQAARIWPETPGLREAHRELTERHQIIRLGVLRLPGEATSYPYPTASDTLATSLTAQPLFEPTRVDERGVRYRSQIVEAWEPQDLGRQVQFTVRLRRADWEARPLITSFDIVDELSRKLDPQSPLFDARLAGAIVKAVPQSPSQFTVHFRRLPLRLESLLQFPVSLADPQALNPDLFAGALPSAGRQRFFETERDARSVTYRRVRPQPATLKARHVEEVVHVRYDNWERALQGLMRGEITGIPFADLQDVRVLQDDNRFLVTPYALPISHMIMFNPSTPVLRDAQLRRAMSLAIPRSQLIEQSILAGVNARLARLTATPFPTVSYGHNRLLEGPPYDPQRAAALVLTAKKQLGGSELPVLRIAAPPDSRIRASVQSMIEHWRRVGLSVQLNESTVAATHDDYDLIYRTERVIEPLIDLWPLLTQHSDTRVDALRPLPERVRRQLLELERVNDWTSATGLLHRIEAELLIETRFIPLWEVDEYFVTRRNLNGQPARLMHPFQDVERWTLQSWYPQDTP